One genomic window of Fusarium keratoplasticum isolate Fu6.1 chromosome 3, whole genome shotgun sequence includes the following:
- a CDS encoding V-type proton ATPase proteolipid subunit, with product MAESELAPKFAPFIGMAGIAAAMIFGCIGAAYGTAKSGIGIAGVGTFRPDLIMKCLIPVVMSGIIAVYSLVISVLIAEDLDPSKNYSLFSGFMHLGCGIAVGMTGLAAGYCIGIVGDSGVRAYMEQSRIFVGMVLILIFGEVLGLYGLIVALILNTKSKG from the exons ATGGCAGAATCAGAGCTCGCTCCCAAGTTTGCCCCCTTCATTGGGATG GCCGGTATTGCAGCTGCAATGATCTTCGGAT GTATTGGCGCTGCATATGGCACAGCCAAGTCCGGTATTGGCATTGCTGGTGTCGGTACATTTCGACCAGACCTCATCATGAAG TGCCTTATCCCCGTCGTCATGTCCGGTATCATTGCCGTATACTCGCTCGTCATCTCCGTCCTCATCGCTGAGGATCTGGACCCGTCCAAGAACTACAGCTTGTTTTC GGGCTTTATGCATCTTGGATGCGGTATCGCAGTTGGCATGACAGGTCTTGCTGCTGGTTACTGCATCGGAATTGTTGGTGACAGTGGTGTTCGTGCTTATATGGAGCAGTCCAGGATCTTTGTTGGCATGGTCCTGATCCTGATTTTCGGCGAAGTTCTTGGTCTTTACGG TCTTATTGTTGCCCTtatcctcaacaccaagagcaaGGGTTAA